In a genomic window of Fibrobacter sp. UWH4:
- the nuoK gene encoding NADH-quinone oxidoreductase subunit NuoK: protein MTLMNCLILAFLLFGIGVWGLMRRRHLIGMLISIELMLNAANINFISFAYFSASDSTAGALFSIFVIAVTACEMAIALAIIVSMYRRYKSLDVEQLRDLHD from the coding sequence ATGACCCTGATGAATTGTCTCATTCTCGCATTCCTGCTTTTCGGCATTGGCGTGTGGGGCTTGATGCGCCGCCGTCACTTGATCGGCATGCTGATTTCGATTGAACTCATGCTGAATGCAGCGAACATTAACTTTATTTCTTTTGCCTACTTCAGCGCCAGCGACTCCACAGCGGGAGCACTCTTCAGCATCTTCGTGATTGCGGTGACCGCCTGCGAAATGGCAATCGCCCTTGCAATCATCGTGTCGATGTACCGCCGCTATAAGAGTCTGGACGTAGAACAGTTGAGGGACCTCCATGATTAA
- a CDS encoding NADH-quinone oxidoreductase subunit J, which yields MIQNLLAGLIPQNVAFPMGGMDLAFYLVAFIILVTAVCTVAVKNILQSAVFLIFSFVATAILYLLLHAEFTALAQVMVYVGGVVIFVVFTILLTSRLGEDAFSVKIPRIFAAFALSIIFVLVMVKCLLPIEGLSNGVVAAPEGYASLKAFALRLLGYGEDGFVIPFEVVSILLLMTLICAITIARKGKEEEEK from the coding sequence ATGATCCAGAATCTGTTAGCAGGGCTTATTCCGCAGAATGTCGCCTTCCCGATGGGTGGAATGGACTTGGCGTTCTATCTGGTAGCCTTTATTATCCTTGTAACCGCCGTCTGCACGGTCGCCGTCAAGAACATCTTGCAGAGTGCCGTGTTCCTGATTTTCAGCTTCGTCGCGACAGCGATTCTTTATCTGCTCCTGCATGCGGAATTTACCGCACTCGCCCAGGTGATGGTCTATGTGGGCGGCGTCGTGATTTTCGTGGTGTTCACGATTCTCTTGACAAGCCGCCTCGGCGAAGACGCTTTCTCGGTGAAGATTCCGAGAATCTTTGCCGCATTCGCGCTCTCGATTATCTTTGTGCTCGTGATGGTCAAGTGCCTGCTTCCCATCGAAGGGCTTTCAAACGGCGTCGTTGCCGCCCCCGAAGGTTACGCTTCGCTCAAGGCATTCGCTCTTAGACTGCTGGGCTACGGCGAAGACGGATTCGTGATTCCGTTCGAAGTCGTGAGTATCCTTCTCCTGATGACGCTCATTTGCGCCATCACCATCGCCCGCAAAGGCAAGGAGGAAGAAGAAAAATGA
- a CDS encoding 4Fe-4S binding protein: MQERLSTRKYIKRYLKRCITGPWSLICGLSVSLKYFFDPRRIVTEQYPENRKTLKMHERYRGRLEMIEDADGNNHCTACGMCERACPNASINVLSTKNIAGKKVLGRYVYHFASCTQCGLCVEACPFGAIRMSQAFEVATTDPNTLEMILNKKEGQG; this comes from the coding sequence ATGCAAGAAAGACTTTCAACACGCAAGTACATCAAGCGTTACCTGAAGCGCTGCATTACGGGCCCGTGGAGCCTGATTTGCGGCTTGTCCGTTTCGCTCAAGTATTTCTTTGATCCCAGACGCATCGTAACCGAGCAGTATCCTGAAAACAGGAAGACGCTCAAGATGCACGAACGTTACCGTGGCCGCCTCGAAATGATCGAAGACGCCGACGGGAACAACCACTGCACCGCTTGCGGCATGTGCGAACGCGCCTGCCCGAACGCCTCGATCAACGTGCTTTCGACCAAGAACATCGCGGGCAAAAAGGTGCTCGGTCGCTACGTCTACCACTTCGCAAGCTGCACCCAGTGCGGGCTCTGCGTGGAAGCCTGCCCGTTTGGCGCTATCCGCATGAGCCAGGCATTCGAAGTCGCCACGACCGACCCGAATACGCTCGAAATGATTCTTAATAAAAAGGAGGGCCAAGGCTAA